The region GTCGAAGGCGCCACCGAGCAGCTGAGCGGCTTCATGGGCGCCCAGATGGAAACCTACGGAAAGGTGGGCACCAACGTGCTCGCCACCACCGAGAACATCCGGCTGGCGTCCGTCGAGGCGCGGCAGACCATGGCGGCGGTGCGCGGCAGCATGCAGGGCGGCGACGTGCAGGCCATCATGGCCAACGCCCGCCGCGCCAGCGAGAACTTCGCCGCGCTCAGCACCGAGCTGCAGGGCGCCGCGTCGGGCGTGCCCGGGCTGGTGACCAGCGCCAACACCACCCTGGGCACCTTCGGCCAGACGGCGACCACGCTCAACGAGATGCTGGCCGGCATGCAGCCCGGGCTGGCGGAGATCGCGCCGACCATCGCCGAGGCCCGCGCGGCCATGACCTCGTTCAACACCCTGCTCACCAGCCTGCAGAGCCAGGAGGGCTCGCTGGGGCGCCTGCTGACCGACCCGGCGCTCTTCGAAGAAACGCAGCGCCTGATCGTGACCATGCAGCGGCTGATGGCCGACATCCAGGCCAACCCCGGCAAGTACGTGGGCGAGCTGCAGGTGTTCTGACGTCCATGGCGCTGGTCGTACAGAAGTTCGGGGGTAGCTCGGTCGGGTCGCCGGAGCGCGTTCGCGCCGTGGCGGCCCGTGTCGCCCGCGCACGGCGGCGCGGGGACGACGTGGTCGTTGCCGTCTCGGCCATGGGCGACACCACGGACGACCTGATCATGCTCGCCGGCGCCGTCACCGGGTCCGACCGGGTGGCGGCGGAGCATCCGCGCGAGATGGACATGCTGCTGACGGCGGGCGAGCGCATCTCCATGGCGCTGCTGGCGATGGCCATCTGCCGCGAGGGGGTGGAGGCACGCTCGCTGACCGGCAGCCAGGCCGCCATCATCACCGACCAGACGCACACGGCGGCGCGCATCGTGGAGGTGCGCGCCGAACGGGTGCGCGAAACGCTGGACGCCGGCGCGGTCGCCATCGTCGCCGGCTTCCAGGGCGTCAGCACGGCGCGCGAGATCACCACGCTGGGCCGCGGCGGATCGGACACGACCGCCGTGGCGCTGGCGTGCGCGCTGGGGGCGGACCGGTGCGAGATCTACACCGACGTCGACGGCATCTTCACCTGCGATCCGCGGCGCGTGCCCGGCGCGCGGCGCATTCCCCAGATCTCGCATGCGGAGATGCTGGAGATGGCCACCGCCGGCGCGCAGGTGATGCACGCGCGCGCCGTGGACATGGGGGCGCGCTACGGCGTAGACATCCGCGTGCTGTCGTCGTTCGTCGACACGCCCGATGACGACGAGAGCACGCGCGGCACCCTGATCACCAAGAACCCGACGGGCATGGAAGACCTGGTCCTCACCGGCATCGCGTCGT is a window of Longimicrobium sp. DNA encoding:
- a CDS encoding MlaD family protein, whose translation is MRLKNEAMVGLVVILGIVTAVAGAVWLSGRKWGGSDRVVTASFSNVGALTVGNPVKYRGVNIGRVAKIDLAPRGTGVYVDLEITQDITMPNDPGVLLSSESMFGGWQAVIVSQPDFPDLAFTTAPRRDVLPGASLPDITELTAVAARIASDIELLSERIQIAFTPETAVKIRETIENVEGATEQLSGFMGAQMETYGKVGTNVLATTENIRLASVEARQTMAAVRGSMQGGDVQAIMANARRASENFAALSTELQGAASGVPGLVTSANTTLGTFGQTATTLNEMLAGMQPGLAEIAPTIAEARAAMTSFNTLLTSLQSQEGSLGRLLTDPALFEETQRLIVTMQRLMADIQANPGKYVGELQVF
- a CDS encoding aspartate kinase — encoded protein: MALVVQKFGGSSVGSPERVRAVAARVARARRRGDDVVVAVSAMGDTTDDLIMLAGAVTGSDRVAAEHPREMDMLLTAGERISMALLAMAICREGVEARSLTGSQAAIITDQTHTAARIVEVRAERVRETLDAGAVAIVAGFQGVSTAREITTLGRGGSDTTAVALACALGADRCEIYTDVDGIFTCDPRRVPGARRIPQISHAEMLEMATAGAQVMHARAVDMGARYGVDIRVLSSFVDTPDDDESTRGTLITKNPTGMEDLVLTGIASSRGHAKLIIRGLPAGMRTPTDLLVALAEAGVSVDMITETPEAGGGVVVQLTIREDDVVRAREIAERVGTALGGVGAIEARTGLARIALVGSGMHGRPGVYAAAFRTLLSVGVEVEAVSTSSISITLLVPDDREDEALRALHAGFGLDRALTGAA